The sequence below is a genomic window from Maylandia zebra isolate NMK-2024a linkage group LG18, Mzebra_GT3a, whole genome shotgun sequence.
GTTACTTCTGAATGTCCTGGTGAGCTTCCACCTTTtacaggtgggtgcagcctgaataATCCAAGTATGCAAACTAAATATCACAGGAGATCTTATGAGACCACAAACACTGACAGGTCCAGTTCAGAGACACAGGTTTAGCTGAGGTAAAGCCTGGAGGACAGCAAGCAGCTGCACCCATGAATGTCAGTACCCACCTGTCACAAAGAGCAGCCTTTCCATGCCTGACTCTGCATAACTGTAAGCACTGAAGAATTTTAAATGATGAGTCACCTAAAGAAATCTTCTTGTGCACAGTTGTTATAAAGGGAAAAATAAACGTTTGCTGATCTGCCCCCCATAATTTCAACATTATGAGTAAATTAATGCAGGTATGAGAATCAGACCTCAGCTGTTGTCTCATACTGTTATGTCCCTGCCTGTTGACCTGTGGATCGTTTTCCTCTTGCTTTTTGCCTGTATTTTGTACTTTTGATTTTGTATTCAAATGTGGTGTTCTCAAATGTGCCTATTAAAAGCTGTATTAAATGTAGGGGTGggttaaaaaaatgtgattCAAATCTATTTTAGCTTGAATAACACGATGATTaattaaatcctgaattgacttttaaatataaatgtattttcccAGAAgcaccagaatctcaggttacaGCTCACAAAgatatttcaacaaccaccaaacagctgaaacaatcttgtttttctgttttatcctcacTTTGACACAaatgcatctgctgtgatgcttacacctctgatgaagtctcacaagtgttGTACTGTTAAATTATCAGATTCAAAATCTTTCTGAGTCAAATTTGAAtcgattatagaaatcagtggcGATACTCAGCCCTAGTTACCACAGGCGAACCTCAAAGTGGAGCTAGCTCCCAGAAATAAAGCAGACAAGAGGACACTGCACGTGATCTCCCTCTCGctgtatattttataaataCCTTTTTAGACACTCGTGGTCCTGCCGTGAGTGCACACGTGGCAGTTAGACATGAGAAACAGGACAGTTGAAAATATCTgactttattaatcctttaACAAAACAGGTTTTCAAAAATCACATCAACCTATATAATGatgtataaaaatgtaataagaaaAATCTCAAAAGACAAAGCAGACATTACATGTATGTTCTTTGGCTACAGAAGCCTGCTGGAAGCCAGTGGTAGCAACATGTCGGCTGAGACACTGACTGAGTAGAGAGTAGCTTGAAATACACTGACTATACCCCTACAAAGAAGACatgtcagtgtctgtgtgttttaacAAAAGCAGAAACATCTCCAAAAGGAGATACCAACTGAATACTCACCTATTGCAATGATATACAGCATTTTATATTCCAGTGATTGTGTTATGACCCAGTTTAAAACAAGTAGGTTTTGCAACAGACCACAAATGAGACTTATCAAAAACTTACATATGGAAATATGGTCAAAAGTAATGACACATGGAGGGTCgtcttaaatttttttttttttatatatatatatatatataaaataaaataaaatactgatgaGCAACACTATGAGAACAACTTACACTAAATCCTCCTGCCACACAGCGAAGAGACATATGCATTGCAGTGACATTTTTTGGGCATATCCTGAGTGTGTAGACCACAAGGTGAACTTGAcatgaaagcaaaaacaaaaaaacccaagtgcaatgttttttgttgtacacacgcgcacacgcatgGACACACACggacgcacacgcacacaaaacTGAGAGCCTGAGTCAAATGATCATAACGATGAACTTTCCTTCTGTTGAGTCATGCGGTCCAGTTAAATACGCAAACAGCTTTAACAAGGACTAACATGCATAGGGAACAATTCTGAACTCCTGGTGGGTATATAACATTCATTTTATGCAGGATTTTATTTTACTATcagacaaaatgaaaaaacaaaaaacaagttagGTTCTTTAATTCAAatcaaaacactttaaaaaggaaatttatgtagacaaaaacaaagtgaCACAATTTACCAAGAATGCCCTTATATATGGGCTTGTGAATTTTAGAGATTAATTATAAGAATCCCACGCTTGAATTTAAACTATTAGGAGtagacaaatacatttttaaaaattgagaACGTTACCATCCATGACAAATACTGCCTTGTATAAGCTGAAATGATCCAACTGTTACTGAAAATGAGCTGGCGACCTAACGGATATTCCATCAACTTGATGTATGAAATGAATCCAtgattaaaataacaaaaaactgcCCCgctgaacagaaaagtcaagaGACAGAACAAGTAGAAAGGGTAATAATCAATGTAGTATACTTCTATATAAAACAATAAACATTTGCAGCAGCACATCTCTTTTGCTTCGAGTTTCTCCTTAACCGCTCACAAACGAGCACACTTTCCAACAGAGCTGAACAACATGCCTGCCAAAGGCACTGAGAGGTACTCGTAGCTGGGACTAGAGAGAGACGGGGCACGACTGTGGGTGCAGATTATTATTTACCTCatttggtggtggtggtagggtgggggggggggaaggaaaaaaaaaaagaaaaaaaaaagcattagtTAATAAAACTTCCCCATCTTTCTCTTATCCTCCAAGATAACACTTAAAGatattatttgaaaaaaaaaaaaaaaaaacacaacgttACAGTTATTATTAACGTGTCTTGAAATGAAAGCATATCACTGGATTAAGCACAATAACAGGTCACTGAAAGCCTACAGGTGCAGTATACAGATGAATGAATTGCATCTGAATAAAAGGGGCTGTTCTCTGTAAACACTCAAACCTGTTAGTTGAAGTTGGAaccacagcagcacaaaaatGCTGTGCTATTGTGACAACTTTGTGCTGTGCatgaaactgtttaaacacataTACGGTGTGTATAACTGTAAAAGTCACCCTGGACTGGACTGAACCAGTAGGCTTTACAGTAAGCAGAACTTGCTCCTGTCCAAACTAAATAAAGGCATATAATCAGTTAATGCTCTGAATACACACGTCCTCAGCACAGACATAAACGTCCCACGGGTGCTGGTGAAAAGTTAGAAGTGACGAGCGACATGTGAAAAAACCTACGAGGCAGTGACTCCTTCCCACTCCACCAAGTACTGCACCTTGCCATCAAGGGTGACCCGTCGGGCCAGGACTTTGTACTTCTCCCCGCAGGCCAGACGTCCCGCTGCTCCAAAATAGTTGCTGATGGAGCTCTTTAGGTGGGTGAGCTGGCTGTTGGGGTCCATGCCGTGAATTATGTCTGCAGAGTGAAGCCCTGGGAGGGAGCTCAACAACTCTGTGGCTGAGGGGTGTGGGTCTGCGTAGCTGGGAGGGGGGATGTCTGGGGTGGGGGGCTGGGGGACCCTCCGTGGCCGTCCACGTTTCCGTTTTAAAGGTGGAGGGGAAACAGGCATGATGGGGGCTGCTGTACGCGTCTTgctggagctgcagaggctggagGGTGTTTGATAGGAAAAagaggaagtaaaaaaaaaaaaaaaatgctgttaatTCAAAGAGCAACAATAAAAAACCGACTACAGAAAATTAGGAAAACAAGGCTTTAAGGTCTACAGCCATGCAAGTCTGAGTTTGTACCCAGCACAATTCTACTTTCAGTGCAGTGCAAACATCAGGCAGGCATACCTGGACTGTCTTGAAATGCTAGTTGAGGTAGTTTCTGAAGTGCTCAGGGCGCCGATGGATTCCACATCTGAAGTTTTTAAAGACAGCAGAGACCTGTCACTCCTGGTGGTTTGGGGGAAGgtaaaagattaaaacattATGGTTCTTGTTATGTTACAGTGAATCAAGcaaatcaaataaacacattgtgTTTGTGATTGATAATTCAATTTGCTTTTGCCCGAATCTTCACCCTAACAAAGCTGAACAGTTCTGATTGCTTTAGAACTACAGTTTATAATTGCCTACTTACTTGACAGATGTAAAGTGATCCAAAGCATGGGGCTCTAACGGTGGCGGTTTCCTGATTTCCTGtcaaagcaaaggaaaaaaaacaacaaaaagatggTTTCTTCTCATAGAACACCAACAGTAAATGTCTAACACCTATACAAAATAACAATGCAAAAATACCCATCCCTCCATGCACACACCCAAGCTCACGCCCActaggaaacacacatgcaaacatacaGACAGACCTGGGACGAGGGCTCACTGGAACGTTGTGGTTTAGCCAGAGTCTCCAGAGAGCGTGCTCCttgcttcctctttcttttcttctttttcttcttcttctctgtgccATTGGTAAGAGCACTGGGACTTCTAGAGCAACAACAAATATTCAGAACAGTTTTACATATAAAGGCAGTTGTGCCTGAAATAACAGTGAAACTGTTAGGCAGTTCATGTGTTATGTAAACTGTTAGGACACCCTTGAAAATCAtcttaaaaaagggaaattcATCTATAGATAGGAGAAAATTCTTAGCCACCCTATGAAATTTGGAAaactttgtctttatttatttatttattttttaaacagagcAAGAACTTTTCAAACATATTTCTAAACATATTTTCTTTAGAAATTAATAAGCAAATGATttcaggtaaaagaaaaaaaaaaaaaaagaaattagggACAAGTTGGAGAAAGTTGCATCCTTTGGTCAGATTAGATTAAACTAGAGCTCTTTGACTACAGAGATGCTGCTTTTGGAGAGAAGGGAGAGGCACAGAACCCTAAGAACACTGTCCCCACAGTGAAACGTGGAGGTGGAAGTTTTATGTCGTGGGGATTTTTCAGTGTCTGGATCTGGGTTTCACATCAAGGTCAAAGGaataaggaaggaaggaagatgtGAAGATTTTGAAAGAAATCCTCAAGCAGTCAGCAGCAAAAACTGGCTCTTTGCtttgtcttccaacatgacaacgACCCACGACATATGTTGCTCTTGGTAAAGAACGACCTCCACAAGACCAAAATGAGCTTTACTGACTGGCCTGTACAAAGCTCCGACTTGAATCCCACTGAAAATCTGCGGGGTGAACTAAAGACCAACATCCATTTGAGAAGACAATCAAATCTGGAGGCGCTTAAGAGATTTAAGATTGGGCTGGGATTGCTCAGGAGTTGTGTGCGAGACTTGTTgaaaactacaacaacaacaacaacaacaactactgcaTGCTGTTACCAAGCAAAAGAAGGATAACTGAATATTAGCAACAGGGAGGCTAATATCAATCCTGCTAATTTTGGTGAAATAGTCTTGTTTCATGTGCAAAGAAGAATCATTTCATAATTTGGAAAATCTATATTATAACTTCCTCACTCTGTTTAACAGTAGTTGGAAAATAGTTCACAAAAATGGCTTTTTATAGGGGGGCTAAAATTCTGTCCTCATCTGTAGATCACAAGgggcattgtttttgttttagagtaaaacaaacaaacaaaatgctcttataatacataaaaaaaaaaaataaaaaaaaaatcacactcttaaattaaattaacaAGGTAAAGGGGCACagctaaaaaaaagtttttttggtCCTTAACTTCGCCAGTCTAACACCAGCAATTTCTAAATTGTGCATGTAATGATGAACtatagaaaaacaaataacaggAGTTTTATTAGCAAATaatcatttctcttttttaggttgtatataaaagatggagagGCTTCAAGGTAAAGTGGCCATTCTTTctggccagcagggggagactcCTGTCACTGCAAAAGAAGTCACACTATATGAAAAGTCCATGACCTTGTGGCTCTACATCTCATTTTATTTATGACTTGACTAACGATTTCCCAACAGGTTTATATTTCAGTCACCAGTTTCAAGTCTACTAGTCAAGAATGCAACATGAGATATGACATGAACAATGAACATTTTGAGTCAAATCAAACATAAAGCAGCGCTCAGCGACCAAGTAAATTAAAAGTAAGTACAGTATGAGTGTTCTCAACTTTTCGGTCAGCTTCTCTGAGTCTTGTTTCAAAAAACACAACGTGGCAAGGAGCACCAAACACAAGGCTTCAAAATGCTATTTCAGAAACCAATGAGGGGGGGGATGTCACAACGGCTAGGTCCATCTTTTATAGACCGTCTACGGGCTTCATGGTGACATGATGGGAAAGTAGGGCTTTATGAAACAGGTACTGTATAGCTCCTGTTACAAGGTGTAGTTAACACTTTAACAGTAAATAAAgtgttaaataaacattttcactgagaaaaaaagggaaaaaaaaactacctAGGTAACTTTAGTGCCTGCATTTGACTTATGTGTCACTTCTATTGCActataatgctgctgctgctgctgctgctaccaCCTTAGGGCAACAGATTTACACTTCAAAATTAGCTTAGCATGTCATCAATGTCAGCACTTCACAGGAAAAAGATCATCGAAGCTGCACCCGGCAAGGTGCAATCACAGTTCAGTATTTTTTGGGCCACATAGCGTCATAAATATCTTTATCCCAAACTTCCTTGAAAAATAGTGATACAACTTTCAGGCTTAGTCCCCCACCACTACTCTACATTACGTGCGCTAAGCTCCTCCCACCAGACAAGCATAATCGTTATAAGTACTAACAATAAGCAGATGccaactttttgttttttattctgaaTCTCTCTTTAGATCTCCCTACATGGACCTAGCATTAATGAGTTCTATACAGGATCAGGTTAACACAGTATCCAGTGGGCACCTTTAACTTTAGGGCATCGACACGTTTCATGTCTAACCTGATGGCGGACAGTGCTTTAGTGGACTTGCATCCCTTGATGGTTATCTCATGTGAAGCCTTCTCCATCACTCTGCTGGTTGGCTCGTCACAGTTGGGGGGAACAGGAGGAAAACGGATCCTAAGGCCAAACAagtgcttctttttcttcaccTCCTTTCCTGACATGAACCTGGGACACGGTGAAAGGGTGGCCATGTAAAAAACATAGAGTCTGTGCAAATACTGGGAGATATTTGAGGCACTTTGATGTTGTCATCAGCATAAAGATTTCAAGAGCAGCAGATAAACTTACATGCAGCTATTATTGTTAAGCGCCTCCAGAACATTTTCATATCGTTCTGATCGTGGACTGTTGGCGAGCTGTAGACACAGGAAAGATATTGTACAAGAAAAaacttaaatatttaaaaatccaAATGGGGGCCAGGTTATTTCTATTTGGGAAATAACCCTCTACTAGGATTACCTAACAGTGTGGCTTTCAGACCACCAATCAACCTGATGCATTAAGCagctacaaaaaaaacaaacaaaaaaacaaacaaaaaaacaaacaaaaaaacaaaacaaaaaacactgactTGTGTGGCTGCCAATTCCTGACATCCTGTTCCAAATCTAACAAGTAAACATGGATGGGACATGAAATGAAATATGaataatagaagaaaaaaaatctgttggtCTACAATTGGTCACTGGTGCATTACATAACTTATCCTTACCTCAcccagctgcagcagctccCAGTTATCATTGATGTACACCATCAGGTCCATTTCTGAGTCAAAGTACTTCTTCTTGTGGATCACACTCAGGTTGTAGAGGCTCAGGTGTGCGACATCCTTCCTGAAATATTTCAGTAAATACTGTTTTTCAGtctgtcttaaaaaaaaaaataataataatactaatataAAGACACCAAatatgtttgctggagccacaagATTTAATTACAGAGGTGGAGTAAAAGTTTATCACAGCTCTCTAGCCCTGGGCGTCAAAGGTAGCAGAGCTTTTAAGACGAAGAGTAAATGCATGCTTGTGTAATTTAATAGAATAAAAAGCCAGCTGTGTGTGTCAAAGTACAAGTTCCTCTTACCAGCTGAGAGGCAGACGGCTGAGGTACTCCGGTCCACCATTGCAAAccgaacaaacaaacacataaaacctgaaggcaaaaataaaaaggcctcaGGAAACAAGAACACAATataaagtttaacataaaaACCTAGCTATGCTCTAGCTGACTGTCCACTGAGACACGTTTCTTTTTACCATTCTGTTTGTGTGCACGCACTTTTTCCAAAACTTGACTTAAAAACTGAATATTACCCAGAAGTATATTCACCATCATTTCAAGACCAGTTTTAATAGGCTGTCCTTGTTCTCCAAAGCCACACTTTTGCAGGCCATTGGGGAGCAGACTTGAATACGTACAACAATACAGTCAAGATCCACTGTCGAGGGTAAACATTTACATTAGAAGCAGTAAATATGGTCACCTATCTCCGTAGAGCATTGGCATCTGTAAGCAATGGAGACAGGCTTCGTGGAACCATTGCTGACACATGTTGCACTGCAGCATCTTCAGGTACCAGCTGCAAGCAAACAGAATATGAACATTATAACTTTTGTGGACATGGGAACATTTCCATCCAAGCTTTTCACTCTTGCCAGAATATGCAACGTCACTCACTCTCCTGGACCGCCGCAGTAGCAGTAGCACTGCTGGATGTTGGTTTTGTGGCCGTGGTCCCACACCAGCTCCTCCAGCACGTATGGGAAGGACAGGTGTAGCTCCATGTGCTGCGGCTCCTGCTGTTCCTGCTGCAGAAAGTCTTTAGCAGACGCCCCTCTTCTGTGTGGACCACCCGTCtgcaaaccaaacaaacaaaaaacgtgTTTTTCCcaccaaaataaatacataaaaagaaaatttgGTAAACACATATaaagaggtgctttttaaagcTGGTAAGCTCTTTGgaaaatttttaatttctccataaatatttggggatttttcaataaataaatgaccTCAGAATAGTTTAGCCTCATTCACTTAATTGGGTTTCTTAATCTTGGGACATTTTATTGTGGGATTAAAGCCTCAATCACTTTTATTCACTCCATTGGAATCTATGAAGTCTTTTATATCCACTTTGATTTACAAACAAAGCAAGTAATGCACTCTTCAAAACAGACATGTGTCATGTTAACAAACTCGTCTAAACCACTTGTTCAAGGTAAATGTTTGACGTATTTCTTCTTAAAGAAAAATCTGTACCTTAGCGAGAGAAGTGAGCTCACACTCTGAGCAAAGCCACTTGTCATCAGAGTCGATG
It includes:
- the mtf2 gene encoding metal-response element-binding transcription factor 2 isoform X2; this translates as MSDRFSEGQDVLARWSDGLFYLGTIAKIDRDKHRCFVVFEDRSKSWVLWKDIQTGEEDDEDDDDEDIVCSICQDETSEEPNEIVICDKCGQGYHQRCHSPVIDAAVIDSDDKWLCSECELTSLAKTGGPHRRGASAKDFLQQEQQEPQHMELHLSFPYVLEELVWDHGHKTNIQQCYCYCGGPGDWYLKMLQCNMCQQWFHEACLHCLQMPMLYGDRFYVFVCSVCNGGPEYLSRLPLSWKDVAHLSLYNLSVIHKKKYFDSEMDLMVYINDNWELLQLGELANSPRSERYENVLEALNNNSCMFMSGKEVKKKKHLFGLRIRFPPVPPNCDEPTSRVMEKASHEITIKGCKSTKALSAIRSPSALTNGTEKKKKKKKRKRKQGARSLETLAKPQRSSEPSSQEIRKPPPLEPHALDHFTSVKSDRSLLSLKTSDVESIGALSTSETTSTSISRQSSLCSSSKTRTAAPIMPVSPPPLKRKRGRPRRVPQPPTPDIPPPSYADPHPSATELLSSLPGLHSADIIHGMDPNSQLTHLKSSISNYFGAAGRLACGEKYKVLARRVTLDGKVQYLVEWEGVTAS
- the mtf2 gene encoding metal-response element-binding transcription factor 2 isoform X1, encoding MRDSGVVDHLSVHHRAHPLQQQRQQQAVSLSPTSLSARGEYGEDSMSDRFSEGQDVLARWSDGLFYLGTIAKIDRDKHRCFVVFEDRSKSWVLWKDIQTGEEDDEDDDDEDIVCSICQDETSEEPNEIVICDKCGQGYHQRCHSPVIDAAVIDSDDKWLCSECELTSLAKTGGPHRRGASAKDFLQQEQQEPQHMELHLSFPYVLEELVWDHGHKTNIQQCYCYCGGPGDWYLKMLQCNMCQQWFHEACLHCLQMPMLYGDRFYVFVCSVCNGGPEYLSRLPLSWKDVAHLSLYNLSVIHKKKYFDSEMDLMVYINDNWELLQLGELANSPRSERYENVLEALNNNSCMFMSGKEVKKKKHLFGLRIRFPPVPPNCDEPTSRVMEKASHEITIKGCKSTKALSAIRSPSALTNGTEKKKKKKKRKRKQGARSLETLAKPQRSSEPSSQEIRKPPPLEPHALDHFTSVKSDRSLLSLKTSDVESIGALSTSETTSTSISRQSSLCSSSKTRTAAPIMPVSPPPLKRKRGRPRRVPQPPTPDIPPPSYADPHPSATELLSSLPGLHSADIIHGMDPNSQLTHLKSSISNYFGAAGRLACGEKYKVLARRVTLDGKVQYLVEWEGVTAS